A stretch of Equus przewalskii isolate Varuska chromosome 11, EquPr2, whole genome shotgun sequence DNA encodes these proteins:
- the LOC103556901 gene encoding olfactory receptor 5A1-like — MVPIRSMEGERNHTSVVMFVLLGLSDEKELQLILFPIFLGIYLVTLIWNLGLIILIRMDSHLHTPMYFFLSFLSFLDICYSSSTSPRMLSDFLRDVKMISFTACAAQYFVGCWMGLAECCLLAAMAYDRYIAIGRPLQYSVVMTPSLCQKMVAGACGSGFLGSLFLTVACFHLYYCGSNIIPNFFCDITQIISLSCSDPSISQMVLFLVCTFVGFNSFLVTILSYGFIAASILKISSVKGSAKAFNTCASHLAVVTIFYGTSLSVYLLPSSNHSNKQDKVLSVFYVIFIPMLNPLIYSLRNKEIKEALKKVIKRLTHFTQ, encoded by the coding sequence ATGGTACCAATCAGGTccatggaaggagagagaaatcacaCCTCTGTGGTCATGTTTGTTCTCCTGGGACTCTCAGATGAAAAAGAGCTGCAACTTATCCTCTTCCCAATTTTCCTAGGAATCTACCTTGTGACTCTAATATGGAACCTGGGTCTCATCATCCTAATCAGGATGGACTCCCACCTGCACACACctatgtacttttttctcagtttcctgtcATTTTTAGACATCTGCTATTCTTCTTCCACCAGCCCAAGGATGCTTTCAGACTTCTTAAGAGATGTAAAAATGATTTCCTTCACTGCCTGTGCCGCCCAGTATTTTGTTGGGTGCTGGATGGGTCTGGCTGAGTGCTGCCTTTTGGCTGCCATGGCCTATGACAGATATATTGCTATTGGTAGGCCTCTGCAGTACTCAGTCGTCATGACTCCCAGCCTTTGTCAGAAGATGGTTGCTGGGGCCTGTGGGAGTGGTTTCCTTGGTAGCTTATTTCTAACAGTGGCTTGCTTTCATCTCTACTACTGTGGGTCCAATATCATTCCAAATTTCTTCTGTGACATAACCCAGATTATTTCCTTGTCTTGCTCTGATCCCTCCATCAGCCAAatggttctttttctggtgtgTACTTTTGTTGGGTTCAATTCTTTCCTAGTTACCATCTTATCATATGGTTTTATTGCAGCTTCCATCCTGAAAATATCTTCTGTGAAAGGTAGTGCCAAGGCCTTCAATACTTGTGCCTCTCACCTGGCAGTTGTAACAATCTTCTATGGCACAAGCCTCTCTGTGTACCTGCTTCCCAGCTCTAACCACTCCAACAAGCAGGACAAGGTGCTGTCAGTGTTCTATGTTATCTTTATCCCCATGTTAAACCCTCTTATCTATAGTCTGAGGAACAAGGAGATCAAAGAGGCCCTCAAGAAGGTGATAAAGAGGCTAACACATTTTACTCAGTAA